Genomic DNA from Rana temporaria chromosome 1, aRanTem1.1, whole genome shotgun sequence:
ccataaataccctccccagcatgcccagcgaagaaactccctcccgattggcagCTAGGGAAGAGCACCCAAGTCTCGACTCCACTGTTGCCACCTGTCTTCCTGGGGTGGAACAACACCTCagtaacaacagaatgagcccacagcacagccaagctgagacagagaccctgttttgaacacattaattggatcagagtcaattaacactctgatccccctctaaatttaaacagcaccggtacttggaagtaaccaggcgctacagatGGATTATAGAATGTCTTATAGACATGCTCTACAGTTGTCACCAGGgctgtattctggcctaggcgtccctctgtccgtttcccacagcgtccttctcccacggagtccctctgtcctcttctcaCAGCATCCTTCTctcacggcgtccctctgtcctcttcccacagcatccttctcccacggcgtccctctgtcctctccccacagcgtccttctcccacggcgcccctctgtcctcttcccacagcgtccttctcccacggcgtccctctgtcctctttccaCGGCATCCCTCTGTCTTCCTCCTATGAAGAcgacagggtgggtcttaaaagggaaggggtgtggctttgacaggaaggggcgggtcatatttaaattagggggtgcgcaagtttagtcaggcctagggcagcacaaaacctaaatacaccactggttgTCACATGATGCACAATTTGTACTTCCTCAACAAGAAACATTCTTCTTACACAGCCTGTAGAAACCTTCACTTATCATAGCCCAGTTTCAGTCCAAACATTTTGTCACCTTTTTAATTTGCATCTTATCATCTGAATTGTGAGCCTGACACCCATGtatacaggcagcaataaaaaacacattttatagtAGATTGAGGAAGATTTAGAAGGatttattgctttctgtgtcccTCCTCCCAATAAAAGTCCAGGTGACAGCACATGAAGAAATTTCCTTTATGTGGACATAAACAGCATTCCAAATTTGTCACAAAACTCTCTTTTATGGGGATTCAAAGTTAAAAAGGTTTCCCTAGAGTTGGGctgtaattattatttattgtaatGTAAAATGTGTATGAGAGCATTTTAATAAAGGTATATCCAGTCTGTTTTAAGGTGACCCTTTCACTGTAGGTTTACTTTTAAACTAACCCCAGCTTTTAAAAGTAGAGAATTTTACCTTTCCAACAGCCATCTTCAGTCTTCCAACTATGTCACTCtactgcaggggtctcaaactggccctccagctgttgcaaaactacaagtcccatgaggcattgaaaggctgacggttacaagcatgactccctcaggcagaggcatgatgggacttgtagttccacaacagctggagggccaccagtttgagacccctgctctgctGTCACTGCAGGCATTTCACATTTCCCAGCATGTAAATACCTGCTCTGTCCACTGCATGCTGTGGTTCCTTCTGCCAGCTCATATATTCTGTAGTGATGTCCATcaagcagggccgggacaaggggtgggcaaagGCGGTGGCTGTCCTGGGCACGACATGTATTGTAGGGATAGGGGCCCCACAAATTCCTTCTAATATAACGCTGACAGAAGTAGTGACAGTGGAATCACTACTTCTGTCAGCTCAACGCTGGAAGCGgcaagaagagaaagagagacaagAGGAAGTGTGCGGTTTGCTCTCTTTTGCCCTCTTCCTTATAAGATTGCACATAATGGGGGGGGGTGCACAATTTGGCATCTTTTCCCTGAGCACTGGATGATCTTATCCTGGCCCTGCCAGAAAGACAAAATCAAGCAGGTATTCAACGCACCTGGAAGTATGGAATAGGAGTAACAAAGCTGGTACATCAAATCAATATGCTATTCTTTTACAGGCTGAGGTCAGTTTTGAAGTGACAGGGTTCATTTAAACATGATACACCATAATAGATTTTGAGGATTTCTATGAAATCTTTACACATTGAACAAGAAAAAGTGAGGTATAATGATATGGCTGTTCAGTTGACTAAGTGTATGGCTGTTGTGGTTTGTCTGGCAACACATTTTatggctgtgaaaatgacactgggccagattcagatagatcagcggatctttagatccgcgtaatctatctgatttaagatccgccgccgcaagtttgagaggcaagtgggtaattcacaaaacacttacctccaaacttgtggcagcgtatcttaaatcccccggcggaattcaaattccgcggctagggggagtgtagcatttaaatcaagtgcgtccccgcgccgatttaactgcgcatgcgccgtccgcgaatttttccgacgtgcattgctcccaatgacgtcgctaggactacattggtttcggcgtgaacgtaacttgcgacgagcggttttgtgaaaccgacgttaaaaaaaaaattgacgcgggaacgacgcccatacttaacattggctgcgcctcatagaagcaggggtaagtatacgccgggaaaatgcttacgtaaacgacgtaaagtgactgtgtcgggtccgcgtacgttcgtgaattggcgtatctcgctgatttacatatcgtcgccgtaaatcagcgagaacgcccccagcggccatttttaaattgcagttaagatccgacggtgtaacatagttacacctgtcggatcttagccatatctatgcgtaactgattctttgaatcagtcgcatagatacgaccggcctaactctgagatacgacggtgtatcaggagatacaccgtcgtatctctctctgaatctggcccatcgtttTTACTTACCTGCACAATTAACGTGGCAGTTGTTTGATCCAGGGCGTCTAGGATCAAGACACCAAAATCGGCTAATCATAAAGTATCCATAATGATCAAGTGGCCTAGATATAGAGGCGATCTCAGTAAATAGGCACATCACTGGAAGGAAACAAAATACAGGTGTACAATTGTTCATGAATGGCACACTCCAGACAAAATAATACATTAAAGAAtaagtacaatttaaaaaaaagtgcaatcaaACACTTTCCCTTCCCATGACTTCAGGATGCCTATCCTACACAGATCACAGCACATTTGTCCTGAATTGTGTTACCACAGTGATTGTTATATTTTATGAAAAGCACTAGTAAGGTTattagaattataaaaaaaatatggtgcCTATAGAAGGTAAAAAGCTCATCATAGTGCTCTTGTGGGTGGAAGATACTGCTGTGATGTGCTTGTCACATATTTAGAAGGAAACTAAATACAGGTTTACAGTTGTCCTTGAATGCTACACTCCTCACAAATATAATATACTCCAGAAAAATGCAATAGAGCATCTGGAACTCCCATAGAAACCAATGCCATTCTCACCTGCCTTCTAAGACACAAACAACTACTACTCAATTTAAAAGCGGAGAGTttagtgggactttatatgaggaaaTGACGCAGTCAATTACCTCCATCCCTGTTATTTGTATAAAGGAAGAGCAAGCTTGAAATGGTAAATGATGATTGAAGTAGATTATGATCATTTAATACTTTCATATAATGTATCGTACATAACTATATTACATAATGtagtggaaactggagattgtccatagcaaccaaaaagtgtccctttatgtcaaaagtggttttagaccagctagaaaacagtgataataaattagaatcacttgcagaattgagcgatagcgatttgtgggaaatttgtcataaaaaaatagaaagtaatgacagcgatattataaatttatgattttgtgtttcaaactttatcatacctatGATGTCttctttggacagatttaagtgagttattccaaagaattacaggcctaaatataaaacaccaaatttccatgcaaaacaattgtaccgctttcagcacctaaaatctgaaagaatcataccgccagggaggttaacctcaATTATTAGATCATAGGTAATGACCAGAGGTTGTCCTTTTATATGTGCTCCATACTGTTCTCATTTTACATGACAATCTTTCCAATGTTCTACCCAGTAGAAACTCATgaaccatacaaaaaaaaaagcatattaaTAGTTCAAACAATTAAATAAAGCAACCAAGTCCACTTACATTTTGCCTTCTCATTGTAGTCGAAGTCATAATTTGTCATTGTTTTATACAACGTACACCTATCATCGGCAAAACTGTCAATTGCAGAGATACCAGGAGAAGTGCACAGATAGCCTTCATCTTGAGAGTGATTAAAAATAGCActagaactatatatatatatatatatatatatagtatatatatatatatatatatatataagccgcAGCTGATGGTGACAATGCGCTGTGTTTAGGCCAAGAAAACAATAGGGACAGGCCCCTAAGGTAAACAGATGGTCATGGTATTTGTTTTAAATTTGTTTGTAATAATGTACTCTTTTTTTACAAGCAGAAACAGAATACAATGTATTTGTAagttaaacaaaaaagaaaaacaatatgtgGTGGTTGGCACCTTTACTTAATGCTATTTTTCCTAATGGATCATGTGTTGATGGGGGATAATCTAAGTCACTAAAAAAGAAAACCTCCATGACTCACAGGAGGCCAGAATCATAAGAGTGAAGGATCAGATAAGCTGCCATTTCTTTCTCTCTga
This window encodes:
- the LOC120946017 gene encoding lysozyme C-2-like, producing the protein MTNYDFDYNEKAKLMCLFTEIASISRPLDHYGYFMISRFWCLDPRRPGSNNCHVNCADLGDPTFRKDVRCAYKILIIEGVTAWGGYGLKCLGSDLTKYIPQCV